A genomic segment from Desulfurispirillum indicum S5 encodes:
- the acnA gene encoding aconitate hydratase AcnA, translated as MGINYASMKKHFQVEGKSYVMYGIRDLEAAGIGSLDRLPFSIRILVENLLRNYDNGKTIDEEALRDIVNWKPAYETPREIAYYPGRVLMQDFTGVPGIVDLATMRDAMKSLGKDPSLINPIVPVEMIVDHSVQIDYYGEDDSLEKNVAKEYERNSERYRLLKWAQKAFKNIRIVPPNSGICHQVNLEYLGRVAMTKTNNAGETEVFPDSLVGTDSHTTMINGIGVMGWGVGGIEAEAVMLGQPYYMPIPEVVGVRLHGSLREGVTATDLVLRITEMLRKHKVVEKFVEFYGPGVKALSVVDRATIANMAPEYGATMGFFPVDEKTIEYLHLTNRSEAALLTEYYTKTQKLFYEGHEQPEYSSSLELDLDTIVPSMAGPSRPQDRVNLESVAQRFADVFGSEKKPVELTVKDKKAVIDNGSVVIAAITSCTNTSNPSVMIGAGLVAKKAVEKGLKVQPHVKTSLAPGSKVVTRYLSSSGLLPHLEALGFGVTAYGCTTCIGNSGPLDANIEQAIKDKDLAVASVLSGNRNFEARVHQSVKANFLASPPLVVVYALTGRVDMDITTEPIGTGSNGQPVYLKDIWPTSEEIQDAMAGTVSPAVFEQEYSQILDGDHFWRALEVPEGETFQWDEKSTYIRRPTFFDNVGEAAQGLADLEGARILLALGDSVTTDHISPAGSIPRDYPAGKYLISHGVDFEDFNSYGSRRGNHEVMMRGTFANVRIKNALAPEKQGSWTRKYPDGKLAYVYDAAMEYAWEGIPLIVLGGKEYGTGSSRDWAAKGTLLLGIKAVITESFERIHRSNLVGMGVLPMVFKEGQSWSSLGLKGDEVCSVLGISSLSPGKELTVVAVSPDGSRKEFQAIAKVNTQIEVEYLQAGGILTYVLRRMG; from the coding sequence ATGGGCATCAACTACGCATCCATGAAGAAACATTTTCAGGTTGAAGGCAAAAGCTACGTCATGTATGGCATCAGAGATCTGGAAGCCGCCGGAATCGGCTCACTGGATCGCCTGCCATTCTCGATTCGTATTCTGGTGGAAAACCTCCTGCGCAACTACGATAATGGCAAGACCATTGACGAAGAAGCGCTGCGGGATATCGTCAACTGGAAACCCGCTTACGAGACGCCGCGTGAAATCGCCTACTACCCCGGTCGCGTCCTGATGCAGGATTTCACCGGCGTACCAGGCATTGTCGACCTGGCTACCATGCGCGACGCCATGAAGAGCCTGGGCAAAGATCCTTCCCTGATCAACCCCATAGTTCCCGTAGAGATGATCGTCGACCACTCTGTACAGATTGACTACTATGGTGAAGATGACTCCCTGGAAAAAAATGTTGCCAAGGAGTACGAGCGCAACTCCGAGCGCTACCGTCTGCTGAAGTGGGCCCAGAAAGCCTTCAAGAATATCCGCATCGTCCCGCCCAACTCAGGCATCTGCCACCAGGTGAACCTGGAATACCTGGGTCGGGTGGCCATGACCAAGACCAACAACGCTGGCGAGACAGAGGTTTTCCCTGACTCCCTGGTGGGCACCGACTCCCATACCACCATGATCAACGGCATCGGCGTCATGGGCTGGGGCGTGGGTGGCATCGAGGCGGAAGCGGTCATGCTGGGTCAACCCTATTACATGCCCATTCCCGAAGTGGTGGGCGTCAGGCTCCACGGCAGCCTGCGCGAAGGCGTCACTGCCACGGACCTGGTGCTGCGCATTACCGAAATGCTGCGCAAGCACAAAGTGGTTGAGAAGTTTGTGGAATTTTATGGCCCTGGCGTCAAAGCCCTTTCCGTCGTTGATCGGGCCACCATCGCCAATATGGCCCCCGAATACGGCGCTACCATGGGCTTCTTCCCCGTGGACGAGAAGACCATCGAATACCTCCATCTCACCAACCGCAGTGAAGCTGCTCTGCTCACCGAGTACTACACGAAAACCCAGAAGCTCTTCTATGAAGGGCATGAGCAGCCGGAGTACAGCTCTTCCCTGGAGCTGGACCTGGACACCATAGTCCCCTCCATGGCCGGGCCTTCCCGTCCCCAGGACCGCGTAAACCTGGAAAGTGTTGCCCAGCGTTTTGCCGACGTGTTCGGCAGCGAGAAAAAGCCAGTTGAACTCACCGTCAAGGACAAGAAGGCGGTAATAGATAATGGCAGCGTGGTGATCGCCGCCATTACCTCCTGCACCAATACATCCAACCCATCGGTCATGATCGGCGCGGGGCTGGTAGCCAAAAAAGCCGTGGAAAAGGGGCTCAAGGTTCAACCCCATGTCAAGACCTCACTGGCGCCCGGTTCCAAAGTAGTGACCCGCTACCTGAGCAGCAGCGGCCTGCTGCCACACCTGGAAGCGCTGGGCTTTGGCGTCACTGCCTATGGCTGCACCACCTGTATCGGCAACAGCGGCCCCTTGGATGCGAACATTGAGCAGGCCATCAAGGATAAGGATCTCGCGGTGGCTTCCGTGCTTTCTGGCAATCGTAACTTCGAAGCACGGGTCCATCAGAGCGTCAAGGCCAATTTCCTCGCCTCACCGCCTCTGGTCGTGGTTTATGCGCTGACCGGCCGGGTGGATATGGACATTACCACCGAGCCCATCGGCACTGGCAGCAATGGTCAGCCCGTGTACCTCAAGGACATCTGGCCAACCAGCGAGGAGATCCAGGATGCCATGGCTGGCACCGTTTCCCCCGCTGTTTTTGAACAGGAGTATAGTCAGATTCTTGATGGTGACCACTTCTGGCGCGCCCTGGAAGTTCCAGAAGGCGAAACCTTCCAATGGGATGAGAAGTCCACCTACATCCGCCGACCCACTTTCTTTGATAATGTGGGTGAAGCTGCTCAGGGACTGGCTGACCTTGAGGGAGCCCGCATCCTGCTGGCCCTGGGAGATTCCGTCACCACCGATCACATTTCTCCCGCCGGCAGCATCCCCAGGGATTACCCGGCAGGAAAATATCTTATCAGCCATGGGGTGGACTTTGAGGACTTCAACTCCTACGGTTCACGGCGCGGCAACCACGAAGTCATGATGCGCGGAACCTTTGCCAATGTGCGCATCAAAAACGCCCTGGCTCCCGAGAAGCAGGGCAGCTGGACCCGCAAGTACCCTGACGGAAAGCTGGCTTATGTCTACGATGCTGCCATGGAATACGCGTGGGAAGGCATCCCCCTGATCGTCCTTGGTGGCAAGGAGTATGGCACTGGATCATCCCGCGACTGGGCTGCCAAGGGCACCCTGCTGCTGGGTATCAAGGCCGTCATCACCGAGTCTTTTGAACGCATCCACCGCAGCAACCTGGTGGGCATGGGAGTGCTGCCCATGGTCTTCAAAGAGGGTCAGAGCTGGAGCAGCCTGGGCCTGAAGGGCGATGAAGTGTGCTCTGTTCTGGGTATATCCAGCCTGAGCCCCGGAAAAGAACTGACCGTGGTTGCCGTCAGTCCCGATGGAAGTCGCAAGGAATTCCAGGCCATCGCCAAGGTAAATACCCAGATCGAAGTAGAGTATCTGCAGGCCGGCGGTATTTTGACCTATGTCCTGCGCCGTATGGGATAA
- a CDS encoding DUF2231 domain-containing protein yields the protein MEQQKLQEYDGKDGKPAYVAYDGKIYDVSTSRMWKNGVHARVHKAGEDLTEAMKNAPHGAEVLKRFTEVDSLEGAPPASTVSGSADPLAQWQQWYRKYHPHPMLIHFPIGLLNFAILMQLLFLVTGQPTFETTAFHAMAVMVLSIIPTSAAGWFSWKINYNSAWNSIFAVKIICTAILFILATLVVFLRLSVPDIALNRDGLFWIYMLLFFGQIPFSAAIGYKGGKLTWT from the coding sequence ATGGAACAACAGAAGCTCCAGGAATATGACGGCAAAGATGGCAAGCCGGCCTATGTGGCGTATGACGGGAAAATTTACGACGTCAGCACAAGCCGCATGTGGAAAAACGGCGTCCACGCCCGCGTCCACAAGGCGGGAGAAGACCTCACCGAAGCCATGAAAAACGCCCCCCACGGTGCCGAAGTCCTGAAACGCTTTACGGAGGTGGACTCCCTGGAAGGAGCTCCGCCGGCATCAACGGTTTCCGGCAGTGCGGACCCCCTGGCCCAGTGGCAGCAGTGGTACCGGAAATACCATCCCCACCCTATGCTCATCCACTTCCCTATCGGCCTGCTGAACTTCGCCATCCTCATGCAGCTGCTCTTTCTGGTCACCGGACAGCCCACCTTTGAAACCACCGCCTTCCATGCCATGGCAGTGATGGTGTTGAGCATTATCCCCACCAGCGCGGCAGGCTGGTTCAGCTGGAAGATCAACTACAACAGTGCCTGGAACAGCATCTTCGCCGTGAAAATCATCTGCACCGCGATTCTGTTTATCCTCGCCACGCTGGTGGTTTTCCTGCGTCTGAGCGTACCGGACATCGCCCTGAACCGCGACGGACTCTTCTGGATCTACATGCTGCTGTTCTTCGGACAGATTCCCTTTTCCGCAGCCATCGGCTACAAGGGTGGCAAGCTGACATGGACCTGA
- the ppdK gene encoding pyruvate, phosphate dikinase: MAHKYVFFFGDGKAEGDGSDKGLLGGKGAGLAEMTNLGIPVPPGFTISTEACISYYTNNSQYPAGMWDQLLEALKKLEVATGKGFGRVENPLLVSVRSGARASMPGMMDTVLNLGLNDETVLGLAKKSGNERFAWDSYRRFISMFGDVVLDVAHHHFEAILRSMKSERNVQVDTDLTTADLKELVGRYEDLVKKETGAPFPQEPLEQLKYSINAVFGSWNNPRAKTYRRINKIPDDWGTAVNIQAMVFGNMGDTSGTGVAFTRNPSTGEKAFFGEYLINAQGEDVVAGIRTPEPIASLKDKMPEVYGQLEEVYLRLEAHYKDMQDIEFTVEQNVLYMLQTRTGKRTARSAIKIAHDMFNEGLIDKKTAVLRVTPEQVDQLLHPMIDPNVQYTALAKGLPASPGAAVGKIVFQSEHAEDWAGRGEKVILVRVETSPDDIGGMNVAQGILTATGGMTSHAAVVARGMGKCCVAGCGALQIDAAKKELRIGDTVLREGDFITINGTTGEVINGQVDLVEPELSSEFADILDWSDEYRRLGVRTNADTPHDSTVAREFGAEGIGLCRTEHMFFEGDRIDAVREMILAESPDARRRALAKIKPYQKEDFLGLFRAMDGLPVTIRLLDPPLHEFLPHTEQDIQKVANATGLSAAQLKRKAEELHEFNPMLGHRGCRLGISHPEVYEMQVEAIMEAACELKKEGLDVKPEIMIPLVGHVKELAELREMTVSVSDEIIARYGVEMQYLVGTMIELPRAAITADEIAREADFFSFGTNDLTQTTLGISRDDSGKFLPLYVEKKIFPEDPFVSIDEAGVGVLVQMGVDKGRQTRPDIKTGICGEHGGDPASVFFCHRIGLDYVSCSPYRIPIARLAAAHAALSE; the protein is encoded by the coding sequence ATGGCACACAAATACGTATTCTTTTTTGGTGATGGCAAAGCGGAAGGCGACGGTTCCGACAAGGGACTGCTGGGTGGCAAGGGTGCCGGGCTGGCGGAAATGACCAACCTGGGTATTCCCGTTCCTCCGGGATTTACCATCTCAACAGAGGCCTGTATCTCCTATTATACCAATAACTCACAGTATCCTGCGGGCATGTGGGATCAACTGCTGGAAGCGTTGAAGAAGCTGGAAGTGGCTACGGGAAAGGGTTTTGGCCGTGTGGAAAATCCCCTGCTGGTATCCGTGCGCTCCGGCGCCCGTGCCTCTATGCCCGGTATGATGGATACGGTTCTGAATCTGGGTCTCAACGACGAGACCGTTCTTGGTCTGGCGAAAAAGTCAGGGAATGAACGCTTTGCCTGGGATTCCTACCGCCGCTTTATCTCCATGTTCGGCGATGTGGTGCTCGACGTTGCCCACCACCACTTCGAGGCCATTCTGCGATCCATGAAAAGCGAACGCAATGTGCAGGTGGATACCGACCTGACGACAGCGGACCTCAAGGAGCTGGTGGGCAGGTACGAAGACCTTGTCAAAAAAGAGACCGGCGCCCCCTTTCCCCAGGAGCCGCTGGAACAGCTCAAATACTCTATCAATGCCGTGTTCGGTTCCTGGAACAACCCCCGTGCCAAAACCTACCGCCGTATCAATAAAATCCCCGACGACTGGGGCACCGCTGTCAATATTCAGGCTATGGTCTTTGGGAACATGGGTGATACTTCCGGCACCGGCGTCGCCTTTACCCGGAACCCCTCCACCGGTGAGAAGGCATTTTTCGGGGAGTACCTCATCAATGCCCAGGGAGAGGACGTGGTGGCCGGCATTCGCACTCCCGAACCCATTGCCAGCCTCAAGGACAAGATGCCCGAAGTCTATGGGCAGCTCGAAGAAGTCTATCTGCGTCTGGAAGCCCACTACAAAGACATGCAGGATATCGAGTTCACCGTGGAGCAGAATGTGCTCTATATGTTGCAGACCCGCACCGGAAAGCGCACGGCACGCTCTGCTATCAAGATAGCCCATGACATGTTCAACGAAGGTCTTATTGATAAGAAAACCGCCGTGCTGCGGGTGACCCCTGAACAGGTGGACCAGCTGCTGCACCCCATGATCGACCCCAACGTGCAGTATACCGCCCTGGCCAAGGGGCTGCCCGCCTCTCCCGGTGCGGCAGTTGGGAAAATAGTCTTTCAATCTGAACATGCCGAAGACTGGGCCGGGCGTGGCGAAAAAGTCATCCTCGTGCGGGTGGAAACTTCGCCCGATGATATCGGTGGCATGAACGTGGCCCAGGGCATTCTGACCGCTACCGGCGGTATGACCAGTCACGCCGCCGTGGTCGCCCGTGGCATGGGCAAGTGCTGTGTTGCCGGCTGTGGCGCGCTGCAGATTGATGCCGCGAAAAAGGAACTGCGCATCGGCGACACGGTGCTCAGGGAGGGAGATTTCATCACCATTAACGGTACCACCGGTGAAGTAATCAACGGCCAGGTGGATCTGGTGGAGCCGGAGCTCTCCAGTGAATTTGCCGATATTCTCGACTGGTCCGATGAATACCGACGCCTGGGTGTGCGCACCAATGCTGATACGCCCCATGATTCCACCGTGGCCCGTGAATTCGGAGCCGAAGGCATCGGCCTGTGTCGCACCGAGCATATGTTCTTTGAAGGAGACCGCATTGACGCTGTGCGCGAGATGATTCTGGCCGAAAGCCCCGATGCCCGTCGCCGTGCTCTGGCGAAAATCAAACCATATCAGAAGGAAGATTTCCTGGGCCTCTTCCGCGCCATGGATGGCCTGCCCGTGACCATTCGCCTGCTGGACCCCCCCCTGCACGAATTTCTGCCCCACACCGAGCAGGATATTCAGAAAGTGGCCAACGCCACAGGGCTCTCCGCAGCCCAGCTCAAGCGCAAGGCTGAGGAACTCCACGAGTTCAACCCCATGCTGGGCCACCGTGGCTGCCGCCTGGGCATCTCCCACCCCGAAGTCTATGAGATGCAGGTGGAGGCCATCATGGAAGCCGCCTGTGAGCTCAAGAAAGAGGGTCTTGACGTGAAGCCCGAAATCATGATTCCCCTGGTGGGCCATGTGAAGGAACTGGCAGAGCTGCGGGAGATGACCGTCAGCGTCAGCGATGAAATCATTGCCCGCTACGGCGTGGAAATGCAGTACCTGGTCGGTACCATGATTGAGCTGCCCCGCGCCGCCATCACGGCCGATGAAATCGCCCGCGAAGCAGACTTTTTCTCCTTTGGCACCAACGACCTCACCCAGACCACCCTGGGCATCAGTCGTGACGATTCCGGCAAGTTCCTGCCCCTCTACGTGGAGAAGAAGATCTTCCCCGAAGACCCCTTCGTTTCCATTGACGAAGCCGGTGTGGGCGTGCTGGTGCAAATGGGTGTTGACAAGGGGCGTCAGACGCGGCCCGATATCAAGACCGGCATTTGTGGTGAGCACGGCGGAGATCCTGCTTCTGTCTTTTTCTGCCATCGCATTGGCCTTGATTACGTCAGCTGTTCGCCCTACCGTATACCCATAGCGAGGTTGGCTGCGGCCCACGCGGCCTTGAGCGAATAA
- a CDS encoding tRNA pseudouridine(65) synthase TruC, whose protein sequence is MPLVIVYRDDHLIAIHKPAGLLVHRSSIDRHETRFAMQLLRDQIGQPVYPVHRLDKPTSGVLLFALNPEVARLLGALFVSAAVAKTYLAVVRGVPPRSGIIDSPLREERNRYDDQRTALEKAPQSAVTRFQTRATVELPFAVGPYPTSRYALVEVQPQTGRRHQIRRHFKHLCHPLIGDTKYGEGRHNRFFRDHFGCQRLLLAAVELQLNHPVNGMPLVITSPLEENFRELVTALGWDGAVASPCRDGVAASERCLDNRRDFSIL, encoded by the coding sequence ATGCCCCTTGTCATTGTGTATCGCGATGATCATCTGATTGCTATCCATAAACCCGCTGGACTGCTGGTGCATCGCAGCTCCATAGATCGCCATGAAACCCGCTTTGCCATGCAGCTGCTGCGAGATCAGATCGGACAGCCGGTCTATCCGGTTCACCGCTTGGACAAGCCCACATCCGGGGTGCTGCTTTTTGCCCTGAATCCTGAGGTAGCCCGCCTGCTCGGGGCACTGTTTGTCAGTGCAGCTGTGGCAAAAACCTATCTGGCCGTGGTGCGGGGTGTGCCGCCCCGGTCCGGTATTATTGATTCCCCTTTGCGGGAGGAGCGCAACCGTTATGACGACCAGCGCACGGCTTTGGAGAAAGCACCTCAGTCCGCAGTGACCCGCTTCCAGACGCGGGCAACCGTGGAACTGCCCTTTGCTGTCGGGCCTTACCCCACCAGCCGTTACGCTTTGGTGGAAGTGCAGCCGCAAACGGGCCGCAGGCACCAGATACGCCGCCACTTCAAGCACCTGTGCCACCCCCTGATTGGTGATACAAAGTATGGCGAAGGGCGGCACAACCGGTTTTTCCGCGATCATTTCGGCTGCCAGCGCCTGCTGCTTGCCGCCGTTGAGTTGCAGCTGAATCATCCGGTCAATGGCATGCCTCTGGTTATCACGTCCCCGCTGGAAGAGAATTTTCGGGAATTAGTGACGGCCCTTGGTTGGGATGGAGCAGTGGCGTCGCCCTGCCGTGATGGCGTCGCGGCGAGTGAAAGGTGCCTGGACAACCGTCGCGATTTCTCCATACTCTGA
- a CDS encoding PAS domain-containing sensor histidine kinase has translation MNLSHLYRLQRRILLLATIGVMITGLVVGIVTLGHLHLQSRNYNENAMALQVHGQAQAMAQLLDRYCDVARQISSRSQIRDQLERYNSGTASLDSVRDFSVPRLVDALAYTPDLAGMLRLSRGGAVVASLGAVPLEELWQSWHFDPSWVQITGPYTWEDTLFVLASSPIVNRAGDVVGMDLVAFDTSGLSELMGAHEAFHDDDTFQYLLHRQGSLPMVLGQSSRLQVAAGVPAAVESISPSSTVQSFRLQEDAGRLVYIQPLPGQDQWVLVISMPVRSIHPPLFPQLATPLLAVLLMMSLGVLVTSSVMRPLFLRSSRWLQRFGRLNEELDRSHRRFTAILNSLDAAVYVADMQTHELLFVNEYIKRQLGDVTGQKCWQVLQGLQEPCAFCNNHRLLTEDGRSAGVVQWEFQNLWTQQWFDCRDNAIQWTDGRFVRMEVATDISERKRIELELQQTLAGMRSEIEAGIAKAREQDAIIAEQNRRESVTRLLVNLAHQWRQPLNVVGIMVQNTEEHIENGVIDKTQALADLRMAMDQLQEISSVITRLTRLYQSEAQANPLRVLEAFHFAAHSVRFDYRKRARIDARISEELSFEAVESDLIEIFHELLSNALAAGFARDMSEVRIEVAAHPMSPDGLQIWCRDNAGGVDAQLLPVIFDPYTTSGFRGRGKGMGLYHIRRLVEERYGGSVSLQNEEDGVLVIVCLAKYRAHPRYGSV, from the coding sequence ATGAATCTGTCTCATCTTTATCGACTGCAGCGCCGTATTCTGCTGCTGGCAACTATCGGCGTCATGATCACTGGTCTGGTGGTGGGAATTGTCACCCTGGGACATCTGCACCTGCAGAGCCGCAATTATAATGAAAATGCCATGGCCCTTCAGGTACACGGGCAGGCGCAGGCAATGGCGCAGTTGCTGGACAGATATTGCGATGTTGCCCGGCAGATCAGCAGCCGCAGCCAGATCCGGGATCAGCTTGAACGCTATAACAGCGGTACCGCCAGCCTTGACAGCGTGCGGGATTTTTCTGTCCCTCGCCTTGTGGATGCTCTGGCCTATACGCCGGATCTTGCGGGAATGCTGCGCCTGAGTCGGGGTGGCGCTGTGGTGGCTTCACTAGGCGCGGTGCCCCTGGAGGAACTCTGGCAGTCCTGGCACTTTGATCCCTCCTGGGTGCAGATCACCGGTCCATACACCTGGGAGGACACCCTGTTTGTTCTGGCAAGCAGTCCGATTGTGAATCGCGCAGGCGATGTGGTGGGTATGGATCTGGTCGCCTTTGATACCAGTGGCTTGTCGGAACTTATGGGAGCCCATGAAGCGTTTCATGATGATGACACTTTTCAATACCTTCTGCATCGTCAGGGGTCACTGCCCATGGTTCTGGGGCAGAGTTCGCGCCTTCAGGTGGCTGCGGGAGTGCCGGCGGCAGTGGAGTCGATTTCTCCCAGCTCCACTGTGCAATCCTTCCGGCTGCAGGAGGACGCTGGCCGTTTGGTGTATATTCAGCCTCTTCCCGGACAGGATCAGTGGGTGCTGGTGATCTCCATGCCTGTGCGCAGCATACATCCCCCCCTTTTTCCGCAGCTTGCGACACCGCTGCTTGCCGTGCTGCTGATGATGAGTCTTGGTGTGCTGGTCACCAGCAGTGTCATGCGTCCGCTTTTTCTGCGCAGTTCCAGGTGGTTGCAGCGTTTCGGCAGGCTTAACGAGGAACTTGACCGCTCCCACAGGCGTTTTACTGCAATACTGAACAGCCTGGATGCTGCGGTGTATGTTGCGGATATGCAGACCCATGAACTCCTCTTTGTGAACGAATATATCAAACGGCAGCTCGGGGATGTGACTGGCCAGAAGTGCTGGCAGGTCCTGCAGGGGCTGCAGGAGCCCTGTGCCTTCTGCAATAATCATCGCCTGCTGACCGAAGATGGGCGCAGCGCGGGCGTGGTGCAGTGGGAGTTTCAGAACCTGTGGACGCAGCAGTGGTTTGACTGTCGCGACAATGCCATCCAGTGGACCGATGGCCGTTTTGTGCGCATGGAAGTGGCAACGGATATCAGCGAGCGCAAGCGCATTGAGCTTGAGCTGCAGCAGACACTGGCCGGCATGCGCAGCGAAATTGAGGCGGGTATTGCCAAAGCCCGTGAGCAGGATGCCATTATCGCGGAGCAGAACCGGCGCGAATCGGTGACCCGGCTGCTGGTCAACCTGGCCCATCAGTGGCGCCAGCCACTCAATGTGGTGGGGATCATGGTGCAGAATACCGAAGAGCACATCGAAAACGGGGTCATAGACAAGACCCAGGCGCTCGCTGACCTGCGCATGGCCATGGATCAGCTGCAGGAAATTTCCAGCGTGATTACCCGCCTGACACGGCTCTATCAGTCTGAAGCCCAGGCAAATCCACTGCGTGTGCTGGAGGCCTTTCACTTTGCTGCCCACTCCGTGCGGTTTGACTATCGCAAAAGAGCACGGATAGACGCGCGTATTTCGGAGGAACTTTCTTTTGAGGCAGTGGAGAGTGACCTGATCGAAATTTTCCATGAACTGCTCAGCAACGCTTTAGCTGCTGGCTTTGCCAGAGATATGTCCGAGGTGCGCATTGAGGTGGCAGCACATCCCATGAGCCCTGACGGGCTGCAGATCTGGTGTCGGGATAATGCTGGCGGCGTTGATGCTCAGCTGTTGCCTGTGATCTTTGATCCCTATACTACCAGTGGTTTTCGTGGGCGGGGCAAGGGAATGGGGCTCTATCATATCAGGCGCCTGGTCGAGGAGCGTTATGGTGGCTCTGTCTCCCTGCAGAATGAAGAGGATGGTGTCCTGGTTATCGTCTGCCTGGCGAAGTATCGCGCCCATCCTCGCTATGGTTCGGTATGA
- a CDS encoding GNAT family N-acetyltransferase/peptidase C39 family protein: protein MGKTIPPFHLRRADLDDLSALVELENRCFTADKLSRRQLRWLMQKGHSAIQLLEVTPPDSPALAAYLLLLFHRGTALARIYSIAVDPAWRGCGFGERLMQEAESLALSKGCSTLRLEVRTDNSRAIELYERMGYRKFGQYADYYEDHTDALRFQKRLRKTPATQVREVPYYQQTLPFTCGPASLLMAMRALDERTEMTRQHELQIWREATTIFMTTGHGGCGPRGLALSAWKRGFDVELWLNVEGPLFVNGVRNPVKKEVLTMVHQDFKEQLEATGVREHLAEVTQFDLQQVLEAGGVPLVLISSWRFSREKSPHWVVVTAMDEQFIYLHDPEVDEEDQKTSVDTQHVPVSRLEFSRMACFGQEKLRTALAVFPAASRQDR from the coding sequence GTGGGAAAAACAATTCCGCCGTTTCATCTGCGCCGTGCCGATCTGGACGATCTGAGCGCGCTGGTTGAACTTGAAAATCGCTGTTTCACTGCCGATAAACTCAGCCGCCGCCAGCTCCGCTGGCTGATGCAGAAGGGCCATTCGGCAATCCAGCTCCTTGAAGTCACGCCACCGGACAGCCCCGCCCTGGCAGCCTATCTGCTGCTGCTCTTCCACCGGGGAACAGCCCTGGCGCGCATCTACTCCATCGCCGTCGATCCCGCCTGGCGTGGGTGCGGTTTTGGTGAACGCCTGATGCAGGAAGCGGAGTCGCTGGCCCTGTCCAAGGGCTGTTCAACCCTGCGGCTGGAAGTGCGTACCGACAACAGCAGGGCCATCGAACTTTATGAGCGAATGGGGTACCGCAAGTTCGGCCAGTATGCCGACTACTATGAAGACCATACCGATGCCCTGCGCTTTCAGAAGCGACTGCGCAAAACGCCTGCCACCCAGGTGCGCGAAGTCCCCTACTATCAGCAGACCCTGCCCTTCACCTGCGGGCCGGCATCGCTGCTGATGGCCATGCGGGCCCTGGACGAGCGCACAGAGATGACGCGCCAGCACGAACTGCAGATCTGGCGTGAGGCGACGACGATATTCATGACCACCGGTCACGGCGGCTGCGGGCCGCGCGGACTGGCTCTGTCAGCCTGGAAACGTGGTTTTGATGTGGAATTGTGGCTGAACGTGGAGGGCCCCCTTTTCGTCAACGGTGTGCGTAATCCCGTGAAAAAAGAGGTCCTGACCATGGTACACCAGGACTTCAAGGAGCAGCTGGAAGCAACCGGGGTGCGGGAGCACCTGGCAGAAGTCACCCAGTTTGACCTGCAACAGGTACTTGAGGCGGGTGGAGTTCCCCTGGTGCTGATCAGTTCCTGGCGCTTCAGCCGTGAAAAGAGCCCCCACTGGGTGGTGGTGACAGCCATGGACGAGCAGTTCATCTACCTGCACGATCCGGAGGTGGATGAAGAGGATCAGAAGACCAGCGTGGATACCCAGCACGTACCGGTTTCTCGTCTGGAATTTTCCCGTATGGCCTGTTTTGGTCAGGAGAAGCTGCGCACGGCACTGGCAGTGTTTCCCGCAGCATCCAGGCAGGATCGCTGA